One genomic window of Ottowia oryzae includes the following:
- a CDS encoding pyridoxal phosphate-dependent aminotransferase, whose protein sequence is MRISQRAQRIEPFYVMEMAKSAAAIAREAAGTDRPMIYLNIGEPDFTAPPLVREAAERAIRDGRTQYTQATGLPALRERISDWYAQRFGVQVPARRIVVTAGASAALQLACLALIDAGDEVLMPDPSYPCNRQFVSAAEGRAVLVPSTAAERFQLSADKVAEAWGAHTRGVLLASPSNPTGTSIHPDELRRIHAAVTERGGITLVDEIYLGLSYEETYSHSALGLSDEIISINSFSKYFNMTGWRLGWLVVPDALVDVVEQIAQHLFICPSTVSQYAALACFEAESLAEYERRRAEFRARRDWFVPQLQALGLQVPVTPDGAFYAWTDCGAACDKLFAGRSEYNSGMQTAGSWEFAFELMKRAHLAVTPGRDFGHADTARYIRFSTANSMPQLEAAVARLREVLA, encoded by the coding sequence ATGAGGATTTCGCAGCGCGCCCAGCGCATCGAACCGTTTTACGTGATGGAGATGGCCAAGTCGGCCGCCGCCATCGCCAGGGAAGCCGCCGGCACCGACCGGCCGATGATCTACCTGAACATTGGCGAGCCCGATTTCACCGCCCCGCCGCTGGTGCGCGAGGCGGCCGAACGCGCCATCCGCGACGGCCGCACGCAGTACACACAAGCCACTGGCCTGCCCGCCCTGCGCGAACGCATCAGCGATTGGTACGCCCAGCGCTTTGGCGTGCAGGTGCCCGCGCGGCGCATCGTCGTCACCGCTGGCGCATCGGCGGCGCTGCAACTGGCCTGCCTGGCGCTGATCGACGCGGGCGACGAAGTGCTGATGCCAGACCCCAGCTACCCCTGCAACCGGCAATTTGTCAGTGCCGCCGAAGGGCGCGCGGTGCTGGTGCCTTCCACCGCAGCCGAACGCTTTCAGCTCAGCGCCGACAAGGTGGCCGAGGCCTGGGGCGCGCACACGCGCGGCGTGCTGCTGGCTTCGCCCTCCAACCCCACCGGTACCTCGATCCACCCCGATGAGCTGCGGCGGATTCACGCGGCGGTGACCGAGCGCGGCGGCATCACGCTGGTCGATGAGATCTACCTGGGCCTGAGCTACGAGGAAACCTACAGCCACAGCGCGCTGGGCCTGTCGGACGAGATCATCAGCATCAACAGCTTCAGCAAGTACTTCAATATGACCGGCTGGCGCCTGGGTTGGCTGGTGGTGCCGGACGCGCTGGTGGATGTGGTCGAGCAGATCGCGCAGCACCTGTTCATCTGCCCCAGCACCGTGTCGCAGTACGCCGCGCTGGCGTGCTTCGAGGCGGAAAGCCTGGCCGAGTACGAGCGGCGCCGCGCCGAGTTTCGTGCCCGCCGCGACTGGTTCGTGCCGCAATTGCAAGCGCTGGGCCTGCAGGTGCCTGTCACGCCCGATGGCGCCTTTTACGCCTGGACCGATTGCGGCGCCGCCTGTGACAAACTGTTCGCCGGTCGCTCCGAATACAATAGCGGCATGCAGACAGCAGGCAGCTGGGAATTCGCCTTTGAGCTGATGAAGCGCGCGCATCTGGCGGTCACGCCGGGGCGTGACTTCGGCCATGCCGACACCGCGCGCTATATCCGCTTTTCCACCGCCAACTCCATGCCGCAGCTTGAAGCAGCGGTGGCCCGTCTGCGCGAGGTTCTCGCCTAG
- the clpA gene encoding ATP-dependent Clp protease ATP-binding subunit ClpA gives MIAQELEVSLHMAFVEARQQRHEFITVEHLLLALLDNPSAAEVLRACSANIDDLRKSLTNFIKDNTPQVAGTDEVDTQPTLGFQRVIQRAIMHVQSTGNGKKEVTGANVLVAIFGEKDSHAVYYLHQQGVTRLDVVNFIAHGIRKSDPPEQTKSSDGQQPGAEGEGGGEGGERNEKQSPLEQFTVNLNQSAKDGKIDPLIGREYEVERTIQILCRRRKNNPLLVGEAGVGKTAIAEGLAWRITEGAVPEVLADATVYALDMGALLAGTKYRGDFEQRLKGVLKSLKDKPGAILFIDEIHTLIGAGAASGGTLDASNLLKPALSSGQLKCIGATTFTEYRGIFEKDAALSRRFQKVDVVEPSVPETIDILKGLKSRFEEHHNVKYAVAALQAAAELSAKYINDRHLPDKAIDVIDEAGAAQRIATASKRKKTIGKHEIEEIVAKIARIPPANVSNDDRSKLQTLERDLKSVVFGQDKALDVLAASVKMARSGLGKADKPIGSFLFSGPTGVGKTEAAKQLAYIMGVDLIRFDMSEYMERHAVSRLIGAPPGYVGFDQGGLLTEAVTKKPHAVLLLDEIEKAHPDIFNVLLQVMDHGTLTDNNGRKADFRNVIIIMTTNAGAETMNKATIGFTNPRQAGDEMADIKRLFTPEFRNRLDAIVSFKPLDEQIILRVVDKFLLQLEQQLAEKKVEVTFTDKLRKFLAKKGFDPLMGARPMQRLIQDTIRKALADELLFGRLTEGGRLTVDLDDKDEVLLDITPLPKRERAKGSEPAEPEEELATGSD, from the coding sequence ATGATCGCCCAGGAACTTGAAGTCAGTCTCCACATGGCCTTTGTAGAGGCCCGGCAGCAACGCCACGAGTTCATCACCGTGGAACACCTGTTGCTGGCACTGCTGGACAACCCCAGCGCCGCCGAGGTGCTGCGCGCCTGCTCAGCCAACATCGACGACTTGCGCAAGTCGTTGACCAACTTCATCAAGGACAACACCCCGCAGGTGGCCGGCACCGATGAAGTCGATACCCAACCCACGCTGGGCTTCCAGCGCGTGATCCAGCGCGCCATCATGCACGTGCAGTCCACGGGCAATGGCAAGAAGGAAGTGACCGGCGCCAACGTGCTCGTCGCCATCTTTGGCGAGAAGGATTCGCACGCCGTTTATTACCTGCACCAGCAAGGCGTGACGCGCCTGGACGTGGTGAACTTTATTGCTCATGGCATCCGCAAGAGCGATCCGCCCGAGCAGACGAAGTCTTCCGACGGCCAGCAGCCTGGCGCTGAAGGTGAGGGCGGCGGAGAAGGCGGCGAGCGCAACGAAAAGCAGTCGCCGCTGGAGCAATTCACCGTCAACCTGAACCAAAGCGCCAAGGACGGCAAGATCGACCCGCTGATCGGCCGCGAGTACGAGGTCGAGCGCACCATCCAGATCCTGTGCCGCCGCCGCAAGAACAACCCGCTGCTGGTGGGCGAAGCCGGCGTGGGCAAGACCGCCATTGCCGAAGGGCTGGCCTGGCGCATCACCGAAGGCGCCGTGCCCGAAGTGCTGGCGGATGCCACCGTCTACGCGCTGGACATGGGCGCGCTGCTGGCGGGCACCAAGTACCGCGGCGATTTTGAGCAGCGCCTCAAAGGCGTGCTGAAGTCGCTCAAGGACAAGCCCGGTGCCATCCTGTTCATCGACGAGATCCACACCCTGATCGGTGCCGGTGCGGCATCCGGCGGCACGCTGGACGCGTCCAACCTGCTCAAGCCGGCGCTGTCCAGCGGCCAGCTCAAGTGCATTGGCGCCACCACGTTCACCGAATACCGCGGCATTTTCGAGAAAGACGCTGCGCTGTCGCGCCGCTTCCAGAAGGTGGACGTGGTCGAGCCCAGCGTGCCCGAGACCATCGACATCCTTAAGGGGCTGAAAAGCCGTTTTGAAGAGCACCACAACGTCAAGTACGCCGTGGCAGCGTTGCAGGCTGCTGCCGAGCTGTCGGCCAAGTACATCAATGACCGCCATCTGCCCGACAAGGCCATCGACGTGATCGATGAGGCTGGTGCTGCCCAGCGCATCGCCACGGCCAGCAAGCGCAAGAAAACCATCGGCAAGCACGAGATCGAAGAGATCGTGGCCAAGATCGCCCGCATCCCGCCGGCCAACGTGTCCAACGACGACCGCAGCAAGCTGCAGACGCTGGAGCGCGACCTCAAGAGCGTGGTTTTCGGCCAGGACAAGGCGCTGGACGTGCTGGCGGCATCCGTCAAGATGGCCCGCTCGGGCCTGGGCAAGGCTGACAAGCCGATTGGCTCGTTCCTGTTCAGCGGCCCCACCGGGGTTGGCAAGACTGAAGCGGCCAAGCAGCTCGCCTACATCATGGGCGTGGATCTGATCCGCTTCGACATGTCCGAGTACATGGAACGCCATGCCGTGTCGCGCCTGATCGGTGCGCCCCCCGGCTACGTGGGCTTTGACCAGGGCGGTTTGCTGACCGAGGCCGTCACCAAGAAGCCGCACGCGGTGCTGCTGCTCGACGAAATCGAGAAAGCCCACCCGGACATCTTCAACGTGCTGCTGCAGGTCATGGACCACGGCACGCTGACGGACAACAACGGGCGCAAGGCCGACTTCCGCAACGTCATCATCATCATGACGACGAACGCGGGCGCCGAGACCATGAACAAGGCGACCATCGGCTTCACCAACCCGCGTCAGGCGGGCGACGAGATGGCCGACATCAAGCGCCTGTTCACGCCCGAGTTCCGCAACCGGCTGGACGCCATTGTCAGCTTCAAGCCGCTGGACGAGCAGATCATCCTGCGCGTGGTCGACAAGTTCCTGCTTCAACTGGAGCAGCAGCTGGCCGAGAAGAAGGTGGAAGTCACCTTTACCGACAAGCTGCGCAAGTTCCTGGCGAAGAAGGGCTTCGATCCTCTCATGGGTGCCCGCCCGATGCAGCGCCTGATTCAGGACACCATCCGCAAGGCGCTGGCGGACGAGCTGCTGTTCGGTCGCCTGACCGAAGGTGGCCGCCTGACGGTCGACCTGGACGACAAGGACGAGGTGCTGCTCGACATCACGCCGCTGCCCAAGCGCGAACGCGCCAAGGGCTCTGAGCCGGCCGAGCCGGAGGAAGAGCTGGCGACCGGCAGCGATTGA
- the tolA gene encoding cell envelope integrity protein TolA translates to MNASTIERNEFAPPPEGGMRRALTLALIAHLLLVLALTWGLNWKNDAQQEAVEAELWSPTAQSASAKSAPKPPPPPPPAAEPTPAAPARQSTPKPAPKPEPKPEPVVKAPAPKPAPQDKADEAHDAEIALAQKKKKEEEARKLAQAKQEAERKREREREEERRELAQKKAAEDKKRKEEEQRKLAAEKKKADEAERKEADRKEAAAEAQKKAAAEKAAKAKAEAAEKAKAEAQAKADAKAKADAEAKADAKAKADAKAKADAKADAAREARESDARRKAEIARAMKMAGSADSDGGTAAGRGTGKGKTGGDDDRDATPSSGYAGRISALVRPKIIFTDDVSGNPKTEVEVRTGPTGAIISARVTKSSGVKSWDDAVLRALDRTEKLPSDNGRYWNPIVFTFSRRD, encoded by the coding sequence ATGAACGCGTCGACCATCGAACGCAACGAGTTCGCACCACCGCCTGAAGGCGGGATGCGCCGCGCACTGACACTGGCGCTGATTGCGCACTTGCTGCTGGTGCTGGCGCTGACCTGGGGCCTGAACTGGAAGAACGACGCGCAGCAGGAAGCGGTAGAAGCCGAGCTGTGGTCGCCCACGGCCCAATCCGCTTCCGCCAAATCGGCGCCCAAGCCGCCTCCGCCGCCGCCGCCCGCTGCAGAACCAACGCCGGCTGCGCCCGCGCGCCAATCTACGCCGAAGCCAGCGCCAAAACCTGAGCCCAAGCCCGAGCCTGTCGTGAAAGCGCCCGCGCCCAAGCCTGCGCCGCAGGACAAGGCCGACGAAGCGCACGACGCCGAGATTGCCTTAGCGCAGAAGAAGAAAAAGGAAGAAGAAGCGCGCAAGCTGGCGCAGGCCAAGCAAGAGGCCGAGCGCAAGCGTGAGCGTGAACGCGAGGAAGAGCGCCGCGAGCTGGCGCAGAAGAAAGCGGCAGAAGACAAGAAGCGCAAGGAAGAAGAACAGCGCAAGCTGGCGGCCGAGAAGAAAAAGGCCGACGAAGCCGAGCGCAAAGAGGCCGACCGCAAGGAAGCCGCGGCCGAAGCCCAGAAAAAAGCCGCCGCAGAAAAGGCAGCCAAGGCGAAAGCCGAGGCCGCCGAGAAAGCGAAGGCCGAGGCACAGGCCAAAGCCGACGCCAAAGCCAAGGCCGACGCGGAGGCGAAGGCGGACGCCAAAGCCAAAGCGGACGCCAAGGCCAAGGCAGATGCCAAAGCCGACGCGGCGCGCGAAGCACGCGAATCCGACGCACGGCGCAAGGCTGAGATTGCCCGAGCGATGAAGATGGCCGGCAGTGCCGACAGCGATGGCGGCACCGCTGCGGGCCGGGGCACGGGCAAGGGCAAGACGGGCGGCGACGATGATCGCGACGCCACGCCTTCCAGTGGCTATGCAGGCCGCATCAGCGCACTCGTGCGGCCCAAGATCATCTTCACCGACGATGTGTCTGGCAACCCCAAGACCGAGGTGGAAGTGCGCACCGGGCCGACCGGCGCCATCATCAGCGCCAGGGTGACGAAGTCCAGCGGCGTGAAGTCCTGGGACGATGCGGTTCTGCGCGCGCTGGACCGCACCGAGAAACTGCCATCGGACAACGGGCGCTACTGGAACCCCATCGTATTCACGTTCAGCCGGCGCGATTGA
- a CDS encoding tol-pal system-associated acyl-CoA thioesterase gives MAFEFPIRVYWEDTDAGGIVFYANYLKYFERARTEWLRALGIGQWALREQAGGMFVVADATLKYLRPARLDDELIVTASLQTSGRTALVVAQQAWLKPLGTPLAQAAPDQTPSTLLCEGTVRIGWVDSQSMKPARIPNALLEKLNS, from the coding sequence ATGGCGTTTGAGTTCCCGATCCGCGTTTACTGGGAAGACACCGATGCCGGTGGCATCGTCTTCTACGCCAACTACCTGAAGTATTTCGAACGCGCGCGCACCGAATGGCTGCGCGCGCTGGGCATTGGCCAGTGGGCCCTGCGCGAGCAGGCCGGCGGCATGTTCGTCGTGGCCGATGCCACCCTCAAGTACCTGCGCCCCGCGCGGCTGGACGATGAACTTATCGTCACCGCCAGCCTCCAAACCAGCGGCAGGACGGCCTTGGTGGTTGCCCAGCAGGCTTGGCTGAAACCGCTCGGCACACCGTTGGCGCAAGCTGCACCCGATCAGACGCCCTCCACGCTGCTGTGCGAAGGCACCGTGCGCATCGGCTGGGTCGATTCGCAATCCATGAAGCCGGCGCGCATTCCGAACGCCCTCCTAGAAAAGTTGAACTCATGA
- the tolQ gene encoding protein TolQ, translated as MNQDMSILQLVLHASFTVQLVMVILLIGSIASWAAIFRKLRSLKDIKAQNDEFERDFWSGTSLNDLYAAAAQNARQGGPMERIFASGMREYQKLRERRITDPGTLLDGARRAMRASFQREMDAAESNLSFLASVGSVSPYVGLFGTVWGIMHAFTGLAGLQQVTLATVAPGIAEALVATALGLFSAIPAVVAYNRFARDIDRIAIKEETFIEEFSNILQRNLGVHASAHTATPTGH; from the coding sequence ATGAACCAGGACATGTCCATCCTTCAGCTGGTGCTTCACGCCAGCTTCACCGTGCAGCTGGTCATGGTGATCCTGCTGATCGGCTCGATCGCCAGCTGGGCGGCCATCTTCCGCAAGCTGCGGTCATTGAAGGACATCAAGGCGCAAAACGATGAGTTCGAGCGCGATTTCTGGTCTGGCACGAGCCTGAACGACCTGTACGCCGCCGCGGCGCAGAACGCACGCCAGGGCGGCCCGATGGAGCGCATTTTTGCCAGCGGCATGCGCGAATACCAAAAGCTGCGTGAGCGCCGCATCACCGACCCGGGCACGCTGCTGGACGGTGCACGCCGCGCCATGCGTGCCAGCTTCCAGCGCGAGATGGACGCCGCCGAATCCAACCTGTCGTTCCTGGCCTCCGTCGGTTCCGTTAGCCCGTATGTAGGCCTGTTTGGCACGGTGTGGGGCATCATGCATGCGTTCACGGGGCTGGCCGGTCTGCAGCAGGTGACGCTGGCTACCGTGGCGCCCGGCATTGCCGAGGCGCTGGTGGCTACGGCCCTGGGCCTGTTCTCTGCCATCCCTGCGGTGGTGGCGTACAACCGCTTCGCGCGCGACATCGACCGCATCGCGATCAAGGAAGAAACCTTCATCGAAGAGTTCTCCAACATCCTGCAGCGCAACCTGGGCGTGCACGCCAGCGCCCACACCGCCACGCCCACCGGACACTGA
- a CDS encoding redoxin domain-containing protein: MTQPTAQNTERPAQAISSRRSRSWWLNLGVALAVLIGVHLWQTRHVPRGAAPEFISLAISTQAGATMSLAQWRAAHPGRPVALHFWAEWCGICRMEEGNVSRVAQDWPVLSVAMRSGDVAAVRRVMGQRGLNWATVIDPNGDVARRYGLGAVPALVVIGPNGQISTTSVGYTTTWGMRARLWWAQWRA; encoded by the coding sequence GTGACGCAGCCCACCGCACAAAACACCGAACGGCCCGCGCAGGCGATAAGCAGCCGCCGGTCACGCTCATGGTGGCTCAACCTGGGCGTGGCGCTGGCGGTGCTGATCGGCGTTCACCTTTGGCAAACGCGCCATGTGCCGCGCGGCGCGGCCCCCGAATTCATATCCCTGGCCATCAGCACCCAAGCGGGTGCGACGATGTCTCTGGCGCAGTGGCGCGCGGCGCATCCCGGGCGGCCGGTGGCGCTGCATTTCTGGGCCGAGTGGTGCGGCATCTGCCGAATGGAAGAAGGCAACGTGAGCCGCGTGGCGCAAGACTGGCCGGTGCTCAGCGTCGCCATGCGATCGGGCGACGTGGCCGCCGTGCGGCGCGTGATGGGGCAGCGCGGGCTGAACTGGGCCACCGTGATCGACCCGAACGGCGACGTGGCGCGCCGCTATGGGCTGGGCGCGGTGCCAGCGCTGGTGGTGATTGGACCCAACGGCCAGATCAGCACGACCAGCGTGGGCTACACCACCACGTGGGGCATGCGGGCGCGCTTGTGGTGGGCGCAATGGCGCGCTTGA
- the nusB gene encoding transcription antitermination factor NusB yields the protein MNTPTAPRKPVAPNGTRKSSTKSARSRAREFALQGLYQHFVGGGDVASIDAFTRELQGFNKADAVHYDALLHGCVDLKDDLDALIVPLLDRELGQISPIEHGCMWIGAYEFLRCPDVPWRVVLNECIELAKDFGGTDGHKYVNAVLNGLAPKLRTAEVQADRAAGKPAPAAP from the coding sequence ATGAACACGCCCACCGCACCGCGCAAACCCGTGGCCCCCAACGGCACACGCAAGTCCTCGACCAAATCGGCACGCTCCCGCGCGCGCGAATTCGCGCTGCAGGGCCTGTACCAGCACTTTGTGGGTGGGGGCGACGTGGCCTCCATCGACGCTTTCACGCGCGAGCTGCAAGGCTTCAACAAGGCCGACGCCGTCCACTACGACGCGCTGCTGCACGGCTGCGTCGACCTGAAAGACGACCTTGACGCGCTGATCGTGCCGCTGCTGGACCGCGAGTTGGGCCAGATATCGCCCATCGAGCACGGCTGCATGTGGATCGGCGCGTACGAATTCCTGCGCTGCCCCGACGTGCCCTGGCGCGTGGTGCTCAACGAATGCATTGAGCTGGCGAAAGACTTTGGCGGCACCGACGGCCACAAATACGTGAACGCGGTGCTCAACGGCCTGGCGCCCAAGCTGCGCACCGCCGAGGTGCAGGCCGACCGCGCCGCCGGCAAGCCTGCGCCCGCCGCGCCATGA
- the sbcB gene encoding exodeoxyribonuclease I, which translates to MTVTTFLWHDYETFGANPRRDRPAQFAAIRTDAELNEIGEPVMLYCQPATDALPDPQSCLITGITPQECAAKGVSESEFARQIQDLLAEPGTIGVGYNSIRFDDEVTRFMLWRNLRDPYAREWQNDCGRWDLLDVVRATHALRPEGIEWPVGEDGLPTFRLEKLSAANGLVHESAHDALSDVRATIALARLIRQRQPKLFDFCLQLRAKDRVAQELGLPSTLREARPFLHVSGMFGATRGCIAVMWPLAMHPTNKNELLAWDLSADPSELADLTPEQVRERLFTPSADLPEGVTRLAIKGVHLNKSPIVVSSLKTLRPELAERWGIDLTQAARHAEALRALPDLSALWAAVYERPRAAEAVDVDEDLYGGFVGNTDRRRLNALLALSPEELARDRTGFDDARLAELVFRYRARNFPDTLTPPEAERWQAHRIARLLEGEGGALTVQALFDRIDQLAETAEDERTQSILEALYEWGEAMAPDA; encoded by the coding sequence ATGACGGTAACCACCTTCCTCTGGCACGACTACGAAACCTTTGGCGCCAACCCGCGCCGCGACCGCCCAGCGCAGTTCGCCGCCATCCGCACCGACGCTGAGCTGAACGAGATCGGCGAGCCGGTGATGCTGTACTGCCAGCCCGCCACCGACGCGTTGCCCGACCCCCAATCGTGCCTGATCACCGGCATCACGCCGCAGGAATGCGCCGCCAAAGGCGTGTCAGAAAGCGAGTTTGCGCGGCAGATCCAAGACCTGCTGGCCGAGCCGGGCACCATTGGCGTGGGCTACAACTCCATCCGCTTTGACGACGAGGTGACGCGCTTCATGCTGTGGCGCAACCTGCGCGACCCGTACGCGCGCGAGTGGCAAAACGATTGCGGCCGTTGGGATTTGCTGGACGTGGTGCGCGCCACGCATGCGCTGCGGCCCGAGGGCATCGAGTGGCCTGTGGGTGAAGACGGGCTGCCCACCTTCCGCCTGGAAAAGCTCAGCGCCGCCAACGGCCTGGTGCACGAATCGGCGCACGATGCGCTGTCCGACGTGCGCGCCACCATCGCGCTGGCGCGGCTGATTCGCCAACGCCAGCCCAAGCTTTTCGACTTTTGCCTACAGCTGCGCGCCAAAGACCGCGTGGCGCAGGAGCTGGGTTTGCCCAGCACGCTGCGCGAGGCGCGCCCATTCCTGCACGTCAGCGGCATGTTCGGCGCCACGCGCGGCTGCATCGCGGTGATGTGGCCGCTGGCCATGCACCCCACCAACAAGAACGAGCTTCTGGCCTGGGACTTGTCGGCCGACCCCAGTGAGCTGGCCGACCTCACACCCGAGCAGGTGCGCGAGCGCCTTTTCACCCCCAGCGCCGACCTGCCTGAAGGCGTGACGCGGCTGGCCATCAAGGGCGTGCACCTGAACAAGTCGCCCATCGTCGTCAGCAGCCTGAAAACCCTGCGGCCCGAGCTGGCCGAGCGCTGGGGAATCGACCTGACCCAGGCGGCCCGCCATGCCGAGGCCTTGCGCGCGCTGCCCGATCTGAGCGCCCTGTGGGCCGCCGTGTATGAGCGCCCGCGCGCGGCAGAGGCGGTGGACGTGGACGAAGACCTGTACGGTGGCTTTGTCGGCAACACCGACCGCCGCCGCCTGAACGCCCTGCTGGCGCTGTCGCCCGAAGAGCTGGCGCGCGACCGCACGGGCTTTGACGACGCGCGCCTGGCGGAGCTGGTCTTTCGCTACCGCGCCCGCAACTTCCCCGACACGCTGACGCCACCCGAGGCCGAGCGCTGGCAGGCACACCGCATTGCCCGGCTGCTGGAAGGCGAGGGCGGCGCGCTCACGGTGCAGGCGCTGTTCGACCGCATCGACCAGCTGGCCGAAACCGCCGAGGACGAACGCACCCAGAGCATCCTGGAGGCCTTGTACGAGTGGGGCGAGGCCATGGCACCGGATGCCTGA
- a CDS encoding ExbD/TolR family protein produces the protein MPAVSSRGRGRRAMNEINMVPFIDVMLVLLIIFMVTATVITPGSINIPTAGQSSKQPDKRIDVMIDAEGKLSLGGELKEKNITEKEAVAAIKTALADNPEMPVMIAADSDLRYQQVITMMKQLREAGVQRVGLSVK, from the coding sequence ATGCCCGCCGTCAGCTCTCGCGGCCGAGGCCGCCGCGCCATGAACGAGATCAACATGGTGCCCTTCATCGACGTGATGCTGGTGCTGCTGATCATCTTCATGGTCACCGCCACCGTCATCACGCCGGGCTCCATCAACATCCCCACTGCCGGGCAATCCAGCAAGCAGCCGGATAAGCGCATCGACGTGATGATCGACGCCGAGGGCAAGCTGTCTCTGGGTGGTGAGTTGAAGGAAAAGAACATCACCGAGAAAGAAGCCGTGGCCGCCATCAAGACGGCGCTGGCCGACAACCCGGAGATGCCGGTGATGATTGCCGCCGACAGCGACCTGCGCTACCAGCAGGTCATCACCATGATGAAGCAACTGCGCGAAGCCGGCGTGCAGCGCGTGGGCCTGTCGGTCAAGTAA